One Micromonospora craniellae genomic region harbors:
- the dop gene encoding depupylase/deamidase Dop, which yields MSVRRIMGTEVEYGISVPGQASANPMVTSSQVVNAYGARPELNRGGRARWDYEEESPLRDARGFTYSGAAYDPAEALADDDLGLANVILTNGARLYVDHAHPEYSTPEVTTPRDLVRWDKAGERVMAEAARRAATIPGSAPIHLYKNNTDNKGASYGAHENYLMRRQTAFADIVAYLTPFFVTRQIVCGAGRVGIGQDGGQSGFQISQRADFFEVEVGLETTLKRPIINTRDEPHADADKYRRLHVIIGDANLSEISTYLKVGATALILTMIEEKALGPDLGIADPVGELRAVSHDPSLTHRMRLRDGRRLTALDVQWAYLERVRAYVEDRYGSDVDEQTSDVLDRWENVLDRLGRDVMLCADELDWVAKLRLLEGYRDREKLGWGSHKLQLVDLQYSDVRPEKGLYHRLVSRGAMKTLLPEAETQAAMTEPPEDTRAYFRGRCLAQYASEVVAASWDSVIFDVGRESLVRVPMMEPERGTRRHVGALFDKCASAKDLLETLTGG from the coding sequence ATGAGCGTAAGACGGATCATGGGCACCGAGGTCGAGTACGGCATTTCCGTGCCCGGTCAGGCCAGTGCCAACCCGATGGTCACCTCCTCCCAGGTGGTGAACGCCTACGGCGCCCGCCCGGAACTCAACCGGGGCGGTCGGGCCCGGTGGGACTACGAGGAGGAGTCACCGCTGCGGGACGCCCGCGGCTTCACCTACTCCGGAGCCGCGTACGACCCGGCCGAGGCGCTCGCCGACGACGACCTCGGGCTGGCCAACGTGATCCTCACCAACGGGGCCCGGCTCTACGTCGACCACGCGCACCCGGAGTACTCCACTCCGGAGGTGACCACCCCCCGGGACCTGGTGCGCTGGGACAAGGCGGGGGAGCGGGTGATGGCGGAGGCGGCGCGCCGGGCGGCCACCATCCCGGGCAGCGCGCCGATCCACCTCTACAAGAACAACACCGACAACAAGGGCGCCAGCTATGGCGCGCACGAGAACTACCTCATGCGCCGGCAGACCGCCTTCGCCGACATCGTGGCGTACCTGACCCCGTTCTTCGTGACCCGGCAGATCGTCTGCGGCGCCGGTCGCGTCGGCATCGGGCAGGACGGCGGCCAGAGCGGCTTCCAGATCTCGCAGCGGGCCGACTTCTTCGAGGTCGAGGTGGGTCTGGAGACCACCCTCAAGCGACCGATCATCAACACCCGGGACGAGCCGCACGCCGACGCCGACAAGTACCGCCGTCTGCACGTCATCATCGGCGACGCCAACCTGTCCGAGATCTCCACCTATCTGAAGGTGGGCGCCACCGCGTTGATCCTCACCATGATCGAGGAGAAGGCGCTCGGCCCCGACCTCGGCATCGCCGACCCGGTCGGTGAACTCCGCGCGGTCAGTCACGACCCGTCGCTGACTCATCGAATGCGGCTGCGCGACGGCCGCCGGCTGACCGCGTTGGACGTCCAGTGGGCGTACCTGGAGCGGGTGCGCGCGTACGTGGAGGACCGGTACGGCAGCGACGTCGACGAGCAGACCAGCGACGTGCTGGACCGCTGGGAGAACGTGCTGGACCGGCTCGGACGCGACGTGATGCTCTGCGCCGACGAACTGGACTGGGTGGCCAAGTTGCGGCTGCTGGAGGGCTACCGGGACCGGGAGAAGCTTGGGTGGGGCTCGCACAAGCTCCAACTGGTCGACCTGCAGTACTCCGACGTCCGGCCGGAGAAGGGGCTCTACCACCGCCTGGTGTCCCGTGGGGCGATGAAGACGCTGCTGCCCGAAGCCGAGACGCAGGCGGCGATGACCGAGCCGCCGGAGGACACCCGTGCCTACTTCCGGGGCCGTTGCCTGGCGCAGTACGCCTCCGAGGTGGTCGCCGCCAGTTGGGACTCGGTCATCTTCGACGTCGGGCGGGAGTCCCTGGTCCGGGTGCCGATGATGGAGCCGGAGCGGGGCACCAGGCGGCACGTGGGTGCGCTGTTCGACAAATGTGCCAGTGCCAAGGACCTGCTGGAGACCCTGACCGGCGGCTGA
- a CDS encoding ubiquitin-like protein Pup: MATRDSGGQSQTGKSRQGEEIEDVTVEANPEVAERHAEITEDVDDLLDEIDSVLEENAEEFVRGYVQKGGE; encoded by the coding sequence GTGGCCACTCGTGACAGCGGCGGTCAGTCGCAGACGGGCAAGTCCCGTCAGGGTGAGGAGATCGAGGACGTCACCGTCGAGGCGAATCCGGAGGTCGCCGAGCGGCACGCCGAGATCACCGAGGACGTGGACGATCTCCTCGACGAGATCGACTCCGTCCTGGAGGAGAACGCCGAAGAGTTCGTGAGGGGGTATGTCCAGAAGGGCGGAGAGTAG
- a CDS encoding endonuclease domain-containing protein, producing the protein MRGIICFNCTGGLGQFRHSPTRLARAITYLRGTTWQRVLIHPGVYQMCSPTRGRPPSPRS; encoded by the coding sequence GTGCGCGGGATAATCTGCTTCAACTGCACCGGTGGTCTTGGCCAGTTCCGTCACAGTCCTACGAGGCTGGCCAGGGCCATCACGTACCTGAGAGGAACCACGTGGCAGCGGGTTTTGATCCATCCGGGCGTCTACCAGATGTGTTCACCAACGCGGGGACGTCCTCCTTCACCACGTTCTTGA
- the prcB gene encoding proteasome subunit beta: protein MAAGFDPSGRLPDVFTNAGTSSFTTFLSKVAPELLPGRRPLPPGMAADLAPHATTIVAIVADGGVVMAGDRRATMGNLIAQRDIEKVHPADAYSLVGIAGTAGIGIELMRLFQVELEHYEKIEGVMLSLDGKANRLAAMIRGNLGAAMQGLAVIPLFAGFDLAAKDPARAGRIFSFDVTGGPYEETGYDAIGSGSLFARSALKKRFRAGLSVDDAARLAVEALYDAADDDTATGGPDLTRRIFPVVMTATAEGTYRLTDAETAALGESVVAGRMENPGG, encoded by the coding sequence GTGGCAGCGGGTTTTGATCCATCCGGGCGTCTACCAGATGTGTTCACCAACGCGGGGACGTCCTCCTTCACCACGTTCTTGAGCAAGGTGGCCCCCGAGTTGCTGCCCGGCCGCCGGCCGCTGCCGCCGGGGATGGCCGCCGACCTGGCCCCGCACGCCACCACGATCGTCGCCATCGTCGCCGACGGCGGTGTGGTGATGGCCGGCGACCGGCGGGCCACCATGGGCAACCTGATCGCGCAGCGCGACATCGAGAAGGTGCACCCCGCCGACGCGTACTCGCTGGTGGGCATCGCCGGGACCGCCGGGATCGGCATTGAGCTGATGCGGCTGTTCCAGGTGGAGCTGGAGCACTACGAGAAGATCGAGGGCGTCATGCTCTCGCTCGACGGCAAGGCCAACCGGCTCGCCGCGATGATCCGGGGCAACCTCGGGGCGGCGATGCAGGGGCTGGCAGTGATCCCGCTGTTCGCCGGCTTCGACCTGGCGGCCAAGGACCCGGCGCGGGCCGGGCGGATCTTCAGCTTCGACGTGACCGGCGGCCCCTACGAGGAGACCGGCTACGACGCGATCGGCTCGGGTTCGCTGTTCGCCAGATCGGCGTTGAAGAAGCGGTTCCGGGCCGGGCTCTCCGTCGACGACGCGGCCCGGCTGGCGGTGGAGGCGCTCTACGACGCGGCCGACGACGACACCGCGACCGGCGGACCCGACCTGACCCGGCGGATCTTCCCGGTGGTGATGACCGCGACGGCGGAGGGGACGTACCGGCTGACCGACGCGGAGACGGCGGCGCTCGGCGAGAGCGTGGTCGCCGGCCGGATGGAGAATCCGGGCGGCTGA
- the prcA gene encoding proteasome subunit alpha — protein sequence MAMQFYASPEQIMRDRSELARKGIARGRSAVVLSYAGGVLFVAENLSSTLHKVGEIYDRIGFAAVGRYNEFENLRRAGVRMADLNGLSYDRRDVTGLALANTFAQILGTIFTEQSKPFEVEICVAEVGTTSDDDSLYRLTYDGSVTDEPGRMAMGGQADAISGVLKSNHRPDMSLGEAVKVAVQALGSVGGEGGAARTIAADQLEVAVLDRNRVGRTFRRITGAALTGLLDGGAAGEAAAEGDRAEPPTTPTEEAHKPTTSAGSADLEDKPGDKPDA from the coding sequence GTGGCCATGCAGTTCTACGCCTCGCCCGAACAGATCATGCGCGACCGTTCCGAGCTGGCCCGCAAGGGCATCGCCCGGGGACGCAGCGCGGTGGTCCTGAGTTACGCCGGTGGGGTGCTCTTCGTCGCGGAGAACCTCTCCAGCACCCTGCACAAGGTCGGCGAGATCTACGACCGGATCGGCTTCGCGGCCGTCGGTCGCTACAACGAGTTCGAGAACCTGCGTCGGGCCGGGGTGCGGATGGCCGACCTCAACGGGTTGAGCTACGACCGGCGTGACGTCACCGGCCTGGCGCTGGCCAACACGTTCGCGCAGATCCTCGGCACGATCTTCACCGAGCAGTCCAAGCCGTTCGAGGTGGAGATCTGTGTCGCCGAGGTGGGCACCACGTCGGACGACGACTCGCTCTACCGCCTCACCTACGACGGTTCGGTCACCGACGAGCCGGGCCGGATGGCGATGGGCGGCCAGGCCGATGCCATCTCCGGGGTGCTCAAGTCGAACCACCGGCCGGACATGTCGCTCGGCGAGGCGGTGAAGGTGGCGGTGCAGGCGCTGGGCAGCGTCGGTGGCGAGGGCGGTGCTGCCCGCACGATCGCCGCCGACCAGTTGGAGGTGGCGGTCCTGGACCGTAACCGGGTGGGACGTACCTTCCGGCGGATCACCGGTGCGGCGCTGACCGGTCTGCTCGACGGCGGCGCGGCCGGCGAGGCGGCGGCGGAGGGCGACCGGGCGGAGCCCCCGACCACGCCGACCGAGGAGGCGCACAAGCCGACCACGTCTGCCGGCTCGGCCGACCTGGAGGACAAGCCGGGCGACAAGCCCGACGCCTGA
- a CDS encoding glycosyltransferase family 2 protein: MSPPRVTAVMLAYGPEPWLVDAAAAVLASTGVDIDLVVVDNGCTGDGIDLVKGLPGVQVVRPDENTGYSGGCNVGAADATGDWLAFVNSDAVVAPDALGKVVAVAAEPGVGAAMASIRLAHDLDLINTSGNPLHFTGLSWAGGNGEPARDHARRTVVPSLSGCCFVIGRARWTELGGFPAEYFAYHEDTELSLRLWQRGQRLEYVPDAVVRHHYEFSRNDLKLYLVERNRLLTLLTAYQGRTLALLAPMLLLTEVAMLAAALAGGWSRQKTRGWGWLWRHRDWVRARRRRLQSERTVGDGVIADLMTARVAPSNVAAPPGMGVFNALAAAWWALVRPLLARR; encoded by the coding sequence ATGAGCCCACCCCGCGTGACCGCGGTGATGCTCGCCTACGGTCCCGAGCCCTGGCTGGTCGACGCCGCTGCGGCCGTGCTGGCCAGCACCGGCGTCGACATCGACCTGGTGGTGGTGGACAACGGCTGCACCGGCGACGGCATCGACCTGGTCAAGGGCCTGCCCGGGGTCCAGGTGGTCCGGCCGGACGAGAACACCGGGTACTCCGGCGGCTGCAACGTCGGCGCGGCCGACGCCACCGGCGACTGGCTCGCCTTCGTCAACTCCGACGCCGTCGTCGCCCCCGACGCACTGGGCAAGGTGGTCGCGGTGGCCGCCGAACCGGGGGTCGGCGCCGCGATGGCCTCCATCCGGCTCGCCCACGACCTCGACCTGATCAACACTTCCGGCAATCCGCTGCACTTCACCGGCCTGTCCTGGGCCGGCGGCAACGGCGAACCCGCTCGCGACCACGCCCGGCGCACCGTCGTACCGTCGTTGAGCGGCTGCTGCTTCGTGATCGGCCGGGCCCGCTGGACCGAGCTGGGCGGCTTCCCCGCCGAGTACTTCGCCTACCACGAGGACACCGAGCTCAGCCTGCGGCTGTGGCAACGCGGCCAACGGTTGGAGTACGTACCGGACGCCGTGGTGCGGCACCACTACGAGTTCTCCCGCAACGACCTCAAGCTCTACCTGGTCGAACGCAACCGGCTGCTCACCCTGCTCACCGCCTACCAGGGCCGCACCCTGGCCCTGCTGGCACCGATGCTGCTGCTCACCGAGGTCGCCATGCTGGCCGCCGCGCTCGCCGGTGGCTGGTCCCGGCAGAAGACGCGCGGCTGGGGCTGGCTGTGGCGGCACCGCGACTGGGTACGCGCCCGCCGCCGCCGGTTGCAGTCGGAACGCACCGTCGGCGACGGGGTGATCGCCGACCTGATGACCGCCCGGGTGGCGCCCTCCAACGTGGCCGCGCCGCCGGGGATGGGTGTCTTCAACGCCCTCGCCGCTGCCTGGTGGGCCCTGGTGCGGCCGCTGCTCGCGCGTCGCTGA
- a CDS encoding lipopolysaccharide biosynthesis protein, translating to MIGRLLRLVPPGTVPVGAGLAIVGLASYVHLAVAGHNLTAGDYSSLSVLWSFVFTVGLGVFLPVEQEVARLVAARRTRGSPPGPVLAKGVTVAAVMLGLLVLACVAATDLLADRLFAGDTGLVWALCGALAALAVAHTTRGVLSGLRQFGWYGTQLGIDGGLRIGLVALLGLAGVDSPMAYALVLVVAPLLGVASTVAPVIRAAGGGAALPWPALLRGLALLTVSSLLAQVVVNVGVINVRLLAPADVATAGALLSALVLVRIPLFVFGSMQAALLPGLSTAAATGDRAAFGTLLRRALAVVTALGVAGGVLGTLLGPWLVQVLFDAPDVLGHGDFAWLGLATLAYLWAMVLGQALLARDQHHAQAVAWIAGVAALAVATLAPLTVALRVELGYTVGSLVVVAVMVTRLRRRTSTPTPPVAVPVSASTPGGIR from the coding sequence GTGATCGGTCGCCTGCTCCGTCTCGTCCCGCCCGGCACCGTCCCCGTCGGCGCGGGTCTGGCCATCGTCGGCCTGGCCTCGTACGTGCATCTGGCGGTGGCCGGGCACAACCTCACCGCCGGGGACTACTCGTCGCTGTCGGTGCTCTGGTCCTTCGTGTTCACCGTGGGCCTGGGCGTGTTCCTGCCGGTCGAGCAGGAGGTGGCCCGGCTGGTCGCCGCCCGCCGTACCCGGGGATCGCCGCCCGGCCCGGTGCTGGCCAAGGGCGTCACCGTCGCCGCCGTCATGCTGGGCCTGCTGGTGCTGGCCTGCGTCGCCGCCACCGACCTGCTCGCCGACCGTCTCTTCGCCGGTGACACCGGGCTGGTGTGGGCGCTCTGCGGCGCGCTCGCCGCGCTGGCCGTGGCGCACACCACCCGGGGCGTGCTCTCCGGGCTGCGGCAGTTCGGCTGGTACGGCACCCAGCTCGGCATCGACGGCGGACTGCGGATCGGGCTGGTCGCCCTCCTCGGCCTGGCCGGGGTCGACTCGCCGATGGCGTACGCGCTGGTGCTGGTCGTGGCCCCGCTGCTGGGCGTCGCGTCGACCGTGGCACCGGTGATCCGGGCTGCCGGCGGTGGCGCGGCCCTGCCCTGGCCGGCCCTGCTGCGCGGGCTGGCCCTGCTCACCGTCTCCAGCCTGCTCGCCCAGGTCGTGGTCAACGTCGGCGTGATCAACGTACGGCTGCTCGCCCCGGCCGACGTGGCGACCGCCGGCGCGTTGCTCTCCGCGCTGGTGCTGGTCCGGATCCCGTTGTTCGTGTTCGGCTCGATGCAGGCCGCGCTGCTGCCCGGCCTGTCCACCGCCGCCGCCACCGGCGACCGGGCGGCCTTCGGCACCCTGCTGCGCCGGGCCCTGGCCGTCGTCACCGCGCTCGGCGTGGCCGGCGGCGTGCTGGGCACACTGCTCGGCCCGTGGCTGGTCCAGGTCCTCTTCGACGCCCCGGACGTCCTCGGTCACGGTGACTTCGCCTGGCTCGGCCTGGCCACCCTGGCCTACCTGTGGGCGATGGTCCTCGGGCAGGCGCTGCTCGCCCGCGACCAGCACCACGCGCAGGCCGTGGCGTGGATCGCCGGGGTCGCCGCGCTGGCCGTCGCCACACTCGCCCCGCTGACCGTCGCGCTGCGCGTCGAACTCGGCTACACCGTGGGGTCCCTGGTGGTCGTCGCCGTGATGGTCACCCGGCTGCGCCGCCGGACCTCCACCCCCACCCCGCCCGTCGCGGTCCCGGTGTCCGCGAGCACCCCCGGAGGCATCCGATGA
- a CDS encoding glycosyltransferase family 2 protein, with the protein MVNGKRLLVIIPALNEAGSIADVVREVRGELPGVDVLVVDDGSTDRTSAVAAAAGARVARLPYNLGVGGAMRLGYRYAYEHDYDVAVQIDADGQHDPRYVPKLVDLLDDYDLVIGARFAGEGEYAVRGPRRWAMGMLSMVLSGLSGTTLTDTTSGFRAGNRRMIEMFAQWYPAEYLGDTVETLVHTARRGYRIQQVPVAMRRRMAGTPSHSPAKAMVYLGRALAVLTLALIRR; encoded by the coding sequence ATGGTTAACGGCAAGCGGCTCCTGGTCATCATCCCGGCGCTCAACGAGGCCGGGTCCATCGCCGACGTGGTCCGCGAGGTCCGGGGTGAGCTGCCCGGCGTCGACGTGCTCGTGGTCGACGACGGTTCCACCGACCGCACCTCGGCGGTCGCCGCCGCCGCCGGCGCCCGGGTCGCCCGGCTGCCGTACAACCTCGGTGTCGGCGGCGCCATGCGCCTCGGCTACCGGTACGCGTACGAGCACGACTACGACGTCGCGGTCCAGATCGACGCCGACGGCCAGCACGATCCCCGGTACGTGCCGAAGCTGGTCGACCTGCTCGACGACTACGACCTGGTGATCGGCGCCCGGTTCGCCGGTGAGGGCGAGTACGCGGTGCGGGGCCCCCGGCGCTGGGCGATGGGGATGCTGTCGATGGTGCTCTCCGGCCTGTCCGGCACCACCCTGACCGACACCACCTCGGGATTCCGCGCCGGCAACCGGCGGATGATCGAGATGTTCGCCCAGTGGTACCCCGCCGAGTACCTCGGCGACACGGTCGAGACGCTGGTGCACACCGCCCGTCGCGGCTACCGCATCCAACAGGTGCCGGTGGCGATGCGGCGGCGGATGGCCGGCACACCGAGCCACTCCCCCGCCAAGGCGATGGTCTACCTCGGCCGGGCGCTGGCCGTACTCACGCTGGCCCTCATCCGCCGGTGA
- a CDS encoding DUF2304 domain-containing protein, whose protein sequence is MKLTLVTGLTGLVLLATIVELLRRRQLREKYGMLWLGLLFVIIPLSLFPRLLDGVADRLGVASGVSLVLFLGIVFLLLVCIHLSWEVSALEEETRTLAEEVALIRAEFEADRAERAELVSRDG, encoded by the coding sequence ATGAAGCTCACCCTGGTCACCGGCTTGACCGGTCTGGTCCTGCTGGCCACGATCGTCGAGTTGCTGCGCCGACGGCAGCTACGCGAGAAGTACGGCATGCTCTGGCTCGGGCTGCTGTTCGTGATCATTCCCCTGTCGCTGTTCCCCCGGCTGCTCGACGGCGTCGCCGACCGGCTCGGCGTGGCCTCCGGCGTCAGCCTCGTGCTCTTCCTCGGCATCGTCTTCCTGCTGCTCGTCTGCATCCATCTGAGCTGGGAGGTCAGTGCGCTGGAGGAGGAGACCCGCACGCTGGCCGAGGAGGTCGCGCTGATCCGCGCCGAGTTCGAGGCCGACCGGGCCGAACGGGCCGAGCTGGTGTCCCGCGATGGTTAA
- the rfbD gene encoding dTDP-4-dehydrorhamnose reductase encodes MRALVTGAGGMLGRDLVEVLATAHTVTPATRADLDVTDAAAVHAAVAGHDVVVNAAAWTDVDGAESDEAAATRVNGEAVAHLATACAAHGARLIQLSTDYVFPGDAATPYREDTPTAPINAYGRSKLAGELAVTRLLPDAGYVVRTAWLYGAHGRNFVSTMLGLASQREFLDVVDDQRGQPTWSYALARQVRALAGAALAGRAAPGVYHGTCAGETTWYGLARAAFVLHGLDPDRIRPITSNRFPRLAARPAYSVLGHDRWAAAGLSPLPDWHAALSDALALAAPPSPWKVA; translated from the coding sequence GTGAGGGCGCTGGTGACGGGTGCCGGCGGAATGCTCGGACGGGACCTGGTGGAGGTGCTCGCCACCGCGCACACGGTGACCCCCGCCACCCGGGCCGACCTCGACGTCACCGACGCCGCCGCCGTGCACGCCGCAGTGGCCGGCCACGACGTGGTGGTCAACGCCGCCGCGTGGACCGACGTCGACGGCGCCGAGTCGGACGAGGCCGCGGCCACCCGGGTCAACGGCGAGGCGGTGGCGCACCTCGCCACGGCCTGCGCCGCGCACGGCGCCCGCCTGATCCAACTCTCCACCGACTACGTCTTCCCCGGCGACGCGGCCACCCCGTACCGAGAGGACACGCCCACCGCGCCGATCAACGCGTACGGCCGGAGCAAGCTCGCCGGGGAGTTGGCCGTGACCCGGCTCCTGCCCGACGCCGGTTACGTGGTGCGCACCGCCTGGCTGTACGGCGCCCACGGCCGCAACTTCGTCAGCACCATGCTCGGGCTGGCGTCGCAGCGCGAGTTCCTAGACGTCGTGGACGACCAGCGGGGCCAGCCGACCTGGTCGTACGCCCTGGCGCGGCAGGTGAGGGCCTTGGCCGGGGCGGCCCTGGCCGGTCGTGCGGCCCCCGGCGTCTACCACGGCACCTGCGCCGGCGAGACCACCTGGTACGGCCTGGCCCGGGCGGCGTTCGTCCTGCACGGGCTCGATCCGGACCGGATCCGGCCGATCACCAGCAACCGCTTTCCGCGTCTCGCCGCACGACCGGCGTACAGTGTGCTAGGGCACGATCGATGGGCCGCCGCCGGGCTGTCACCCCTACCGGACTGGCACGCCGCGCTGAGCGACGCGCTCGCCCTCGCCGCTCCACCCTCCCCGTGGAAGGTCGCATGA
- the rfbB gene encoding dTDP-glucose 4,6-dehydratase, whose product MRILVTGGAGFIGSEYVRMLLGAPGGSAQGVPPVEPPGVTVLDALTYSGNPANLDPVRDDPRFRFVRGDIRDAEVVDEVVPGHDVIVHFAAESHVDRSIAGAAPFVTTNVLGTQTLLDAALRHGTGRFVHVSTDEVYGSIAEGSWTEDWPLAPNSPYSASKAGSDLLALAYHRTHGLNVVVTRCSNNYGPYQFPEKVIPLFVTNLLDGRTVPLYGDGGNVRDWLHVHDHCRGIALVQQKGRAGEIYHIGGGTEMTNKELTGMLLDACGADWGRVVVVPDRKGHDRRYSLDISKINEELGYAPSIPLEAGLADTVRWYRDNRSWWEPLTGAQSA is encoded by the coding sequence GTGAGGATCCTGGTCACCGGCGGCGCCGGCTTCATCGGTTCGGAATACGTCCGGATGCTGCTGGGGGCACCCGGCGGCAGCGCGCAGGGGGTACCCCCGGTGGAGCCTCCGGGCGTCACCGTGCTGGACGCCCTGACCTACTCCGGCAACCCGGCCAACCTCGATCCGGTCCGCGACGACCCACGGTTCCGGTTCGTGCGGGGCGACATCCGCGACGCCGAGGTGGTCGACGAGGTCGTACCGGGGCACGACGTGATCGTGCACTTCGCCGCCGAGTCGCACGTCGACCGCTCGATCGCCGGGGCCGCGCCGTTCGTCACCACCAACGTGTTGGGCACCCAGACGCTGCTCGACGCCGCGCTGCGGCACGGCACCGGCCGGTTCGTGCACGTCTCCACCGACGAGGTGTACGGCTCGATCGCGGAAGGCTCGTGGACCGAGGACTGGCCGTTGGCGCCCAACTCGCCGTACTCGGCCTCGAAGGCCGGCTCCGACCTGCTCGCGTTGGCGTACCACCGCACGCACGGCCTGAACGTGGTGGTGACGCGCTGCTCCAACAACTACGGGCCGTACCAGTTCCCGGAGAAGGTCATCCCGCTGTTCGTGACCAACCTGCTCGACGGGCGGACGGTGCCGCTCTACGGAGACGGCGGCAACGTACGGGACTGGCTGCACGTGCACGACCACTGCCGGGGCATCGCGCTGGTGCAGCAGAAGGGCCGCGCCGGCGAGATCTACCACATCGGCGGCGGCACCGAGATGACCAACAAGGAGCTGACCGGCATGCTGCTGGACGCGTGCGGCGCCGACTGGGGCCGGGTGGTGGTGGTGCCCGACCGCAAGGGCCACGACCGCCGCTACTCGCTGGACATCTCCAAGATCAACGAAGAGCTGGGGTACGCCCCCAGCATCCCGCTGGAGGCCGGCCTCGCCGACACTGTTCGCTGGTACCGGGACAACCGGTCCTGGTGGGAACCGCTGACCGGGGCGCAGTCCGCGTGA
- the rfbA gene encoding glucose-1-phosphate thymidylyltransferase RfbA gives MRGILLAGGTGSRLWPITRAVSKQLMPVFDKPMIYYPLSTLVMAGVREILVITTPEEQAQFERLLGDGSQFGLRLEYVAQPRPEGIAQAFVLGADFIGDEAVALILGDNIFHGVGLGGRLAAAGDPVGGRIFAYPMANPQAYGVVHFDDDGRVLSIEEKPARPRSRYAVPGLYFYDNRVVEIARGLTPSARGELEITAVNEAYRRAGELSVTMLDRGTAWLDTGTFTSLMQAAEFVRVIEERQGMKIGCVEEVAWRAGLIDDAQLRTLAEPLTRSGYGDYLLDLLARERGDPVDRTVPVQVTP, from the coding sequence GTGCGTGGAATCCTGCTCGCCGGCGGCACCGGGAGCCGACTGTGGCCGATCACTCGGGCGGTGTCGAAGCAGCTGATGCCGGTCTTCGACAAACCGATGATCTACTATCCGCTCTCCACCCTGGTGATGGCCGGGGTGCGGGAGATCCTGGTGATCACCACCCCCGAGGAGCAGGCCCAGTTCGAGCGCCTGCTCGGCGACGGCAGCCAGTTCGGGCTGCGCCTGGAGTACGTCGCCCAACCCCGCCCGGAGGGCATCGCCCAGGCGTTCGTGCTCGGCGCGGACTTCATCGGTGACGAGGCGGTCGCCCTGATCCTGGGCGACAATATCTTCCACGGCGTCGGCCTGGGCGGCCGGCTCGCCGCCGCGGGCGACCCCGTCGGCGGGCGGATCTTCGCCTACCCGATGGCCAACCCGCAGGCGTACGGCGTCGTGCACTTCGACGACGACGGTCGGGTGCTGTCGATCGAGGAGAAGCCGGCCCGGCCCCGGTCCCGGTACGCGGTGCCCGGACTGTACTTCTACGACAACCGGGTGGTGGAGATCGCCCGCGGCCTGACCCCCAGCGCCCGGGGCGAGCTGGAGATCACCGCGGTGAACGAGGCGTACCGGCGGGCCGGGGAGCTCTCGGTGACCATGCTGGACCGGGGTACCGCCTGGCTGGACACCGGCACCTTCACGTCGCTGATGCAGGCCGCCGAGTTCGTCCGGGTCATCGAGGAACGGCAGGGCATGAAGATCGGCTGTGTCGAGGAGGTGGCCTGGCGGGCCGGCCTGATCGACGACGCGCAGCTGCGGACGCTGGCCGAGCCGCTGACCAGGAGCGGGTACGGCGACTACCTGCTCGATCTGCTGGCCCGCGAGCGCGGCGACCCGGTCGACCGGACCGTGCCGGTGCAGGTGACCCCGTGA
- a CDS encoding dTDP-4-dehydrorhamnose 3,5-epimerase family protein yields the protein MKIRPLGIEGAWEIVPQQHGDARGLFLEWYRFDRLAEAVGHPLRLAQGNLSVSARDVVRGIHFADVPPGQAKYVTCVRGAVLDVVVDLRVGSPSFGRWEGVRLDDVDRRAVYLAEGLGHGFCALTDDATLTYVCSTTYNPTGEHGVHPLDEELGIEWPTASPQLSDRDAVAPSLSEARQRGLLPDYDTCRAYTAGLAGAGLPGSP from the coding sequence GTGAAGATCCGTCCGCTGGGCATCGAGGGGGCCTGGGAGATCGTCCCGCAGCAGCACGGCGACGCGCGCGGGCTGTTCCTGGAGTGGTACCGCTTCGACCGGCTCGCCGAGGCGGTCGGGCACCCGCTGCGCCTGGCCCAGGGTAACCTCTCCGTGTCGGCCCGCGACGTGGTACGGGGCATCCACTTCGCCGACGTGCCGCCCGGGCAGGCCAAGTACGTCACCTGCGTACGAGGTGCGGTGCTCGACGTGGTGGTGGACCTGCGGGTCGGCTCGCCGAGCTTCGGCCGCTGGGAGGGCGTGCGCCTGGACGACGTGGACCGGCGCGCGGTCTACCTGGCCGAAGGACTCGGCCACGGCTTCTGCGCGTTGACCGACGACGCGACCCTCACGTACGTCTGCTCGACCACCTACAACCCCACCGGCGAGCACGGGGTGCATCCGCTCGACGAGGAGTTGGGCATCGAGTGGCCGACCGCGTCACCGCAGCTCTCCGACCGGGACGCCGTCGCGCCGAGCCTGTCCGAGGCGCGGCAGCGGGGGCTGCTGCCGGACTACGACACGTGTCGGGCGTACACGGCGGGCCTGGCCGGCGCGGGGCTTCCCGGCAGCCCCTGA